Part of the Musa acuminata AAA Group cultivar baxijiao chromosome BXJ2-7, Cavendish_Baxijiao_AAA, whole genome shotgun sequence genome is shown below.
ttttatattcacaGCCACAATGTTTGCGGCACAGAGTATCCAGCTGGGTATCAATGATGTAGTTGTGGCAGGTGGCATGGAAAGCATGTCAAATGCCCCTAAATATGTTGCAGAAGCAAGGTTGGTTGTTTATATGACTTTCGTCCTTCCCTGATGATCTCTCTACGGTATTCACTGGAAAATCACAGCTAAATTTCTGCTCAAAATTTGTAGATAATTTTGGGTGTGTTATGATAGGTAAGTCTAAAAGAAACTAAAAAATTACCCGTGTAACATATTCAGTTCATGGATTATTGTTTTCTCTGTGGAGTATCAATGATTTGGTGATTGATTAAGATAAAACAAGGTCTTTTCACATATTCCAAATGGTAAATTATAAAGAAGTTCAGTAATTAAAATGATTATGTATGTTATTAGTGAGATATGGGGAACTTTAGTAAGATTCTTCTATTCAAAGTTTTGATTCTGAAAGCAGTCTCTGCCATCATAGTTGATAACTTTAATTGCACAaccacatataaaatttcaatggTCGATGTGCAAGACTATATTGGTACTTATGAAGACAACAGAATTCTTTGTTTCATTCTTTTTCCCTTCTTTCTTCAACTAGCACGACAAGTTTCGTCATGCCTTCTTCTGTCGATTTTGCACATTTGTGTTCTCCATTTGGTTGGCCTTCTTCTGACAGACTGATTTTTCAAGTGAAAATACATGATTTTACCATTCTCCATTGCAAATTTTATGCAGAAAGGGTTCTCGATTTGGACATGATACTCTAGTCGATGGAATGCTTAAGGATGGTCTTTGGGATGTATACAATAACTATGCCATGGGAATGTGTGCTGAACTTTGTGCTGATCATCATTTGATAACAAGGGAAGAGCAGGTAATCCATCGTCACTTACCTATTCCGTACCTGGTTGTTCAGCATTTTTGTTCTCTGCATAATATTTATGCTTTTTCATGTGAACAAAATCAAGTATTTGGTAAAATCGTAACATTATCCATGTGCCTTGATCTTCAAGGAACTGTTTACAAGTCATGTATTTGTTAGTAGAGAAGGTTTACTGGTCTCTTTGAGATTTATTTTTGATGTCAGCAAACCTCTTTGCACATATTTGATGTTACTGATAGCTGATGCTAACACACAATGCTTGTGTTTCATTCTAAATACTGTTATATTTATGTTAATGCATCTTTCTCGAACATACAGCATGTGATCAGTTGTAAGTGGTTGGCTATGTCCAACCCTTGCtaaattttcttcctttttctgctTGATATTTCTGTCATACTAATGTCTAATTCATTATGCTCAGGTCTATTAAAGCATCAATTTTTTTCCAGCTCCAGATCTGTTAATTCCCCAATTAGTCCCATGTCAAAGGTGGATGGTGGGTTAGGTTACTTCCTATCATTTACGTTGTTGGGTTAGTAGGTCTATCAGGTTGGACTGTGACAATTGGTCCAGAGCAACTCTGTGGGTGTTTGACATATGATGTTAGTTTGAATTGTCTATTGATTTATTTTCAACATGTAAACATTCTTTATATGTTTCCATGTATTcttttctgatatattttttaCTCTGGTAAAGAAAGGTAGTAATGTGTAATATAATGATTTCCTGGACAGTTCTGTGGTATTGGCAATGTGGTCTATGTATTGTGGTTTATCTTCATAGATCACAAAATTATCACATTTGTATCTTCTTTTGTTCATATAGGATGATTATGCTATTCAAAGCAATGAGCGTGGTATAACTGCAAAGACTAGTGGTGCATTTGCATGGGAAATAGCTCCAGTTAGTCCTTCTATCTCTAGTAAATTGTTGCTGAATATCGTAGGCGAGAAGTTGTTCCATTTGTACTATGCTTTTCAGGTTGAAGTATCGGCAGGCAGAGGAAAACCATCAGTGATCATTGATAAGGATGAAAGCCTGGAAAAGGTAAAGTCACTAAGCAGGATTGCTTGCTTTAATCGATTAGCCTGTTGTATTTTTCTATAATTTCTTGTTTAGTACCTTGATTTTTTTGTTAAAATGGAAAGTAGGGTATTTATTTACCTTTTCTTTCGAAGCATTGAGTACTCTGTTTTATCATGTAATAGTATGCTgcatatttttcttcatattgTTCTCTTTTCCATAATCCAAATTCTTTGATTCACTATTGGATGTTAACCCTGCGTCATTTTCTATCTACTTATTTCTCTCTTCTTTGAGTTTGCTAGTTTGATCCTGTAAAACTGAGGAAGCTCAGGCCAAGTTTTAAGGACAATGGTGGTACAGTTACAGCTGGAAATGCATCTAGTATCAGGTAATTTTGACTTTTCTTGACGTCGCTGTTGCATTCTTGGGGATAAAAGTTTAAATTGAAAAGAAGCATAAACGTACTACCAAGTATTTCCTTTTCTAACGATCTCTTGCACTGTTCATAGAAGTTGCACTGTAgtagtgcactgtagcagtgttaTAGTATAGTACACTGTTGCAATGCATTGTAGCACTGCAACAATACAGTTTACTGTTGTAGTGCACCGTTACAGTAGCAGTACAGTGCATCAGTACACTGTAGTaatgcactgtagcagtgctagagTGTACCgctatgtcacgaacggtcgtcgcgcacccacaacaactccgttcaacgaaccgttcgtcgctcacacccgcatgtacagctgcttgacagcatgttttctcatggttttgggtcattttgcttgtaaatatgtaagttcgaacaagctgcagcgttgcaaagcgatcgctcaccgaaccgagcaaaacagccccaaaacagcccaaaacggctctgtttttgcgtgccgcgggaggtgagcggagtgctgcctccgctcaccaaaatgtcaaccatctcagcacccaggaaccccccgggtggcacatggctggatggggcttcggttatataccgggcgttgaacactctttcgcaagttcgtacgtgacctttacgggaacttggttttgcgcccgggaccaggtgagcggctgtttgtgggcttacagctgttcgttcatccttgaaagccttgtttttctccctctccctcttttctcttgtgcacacaaggtgttcgacgatttgcttgtaaagcttcccttttcgcgagacttcgggacttgtccgttgctcgttctttcgatctaactttctttctcttttacaggtccttcgggacctgcgagaggttacaaagtggctgatccttgcggagcaagatcgcaagggcgaagcgcgacttaggcaacgcaagctaagttcgcgtctttgccacaagggtgactcgcgacttaggtaacgcaagctaagttcgagtctttggccgcaagggtgcctcacgccttaggcaattccagctaaggtcgtgacagctcgGTACACCTGGATGTACCGCTCAGTACACCGTACCGGTACTGGTACCGAGTCAagatcgaaacaccggtacggtatgatattgcgaaccttgctgatATATGCATACTGTCCATGACATGGTCCTGAAAACTGAAATGGTGGTCCACGAGTATGGCTTAGTTTTACCTTTTGTTGCTGGACATCGTGAGTGCTTTTAAATCCACCATGTCATGTCGTTTTTTATGTTTAAATTGTTGTTATCTCAATCTAAAGCTTCAGTAGAAGTGATTATGTATTCCTCACCCTTCTATCCGAGGTTGCAAGTTTCTGTCCAAAGCCCCTACCACCAGTCCCTGGTCACATTGGTATGCATCTGGTATGTACCaacataccaacacatggtatgctAGAATTCCGATGGACACGgaccaaagagagagagaagaggaggaggagaggaggagaaggatgagcaacagaggaggagaggaagagggcTGTTGAAACAGTGATTGACAGCTGTTTTGGCTGTCAACAACAGACTGTTGACAATCAACAGCTGTTGCCAGCCTGTACAAAAAGAAAAACTAGTTCAAACCAGACCATGCGTAATTGCCTGGTTTGGGGGTCGATCCTATTTGGATCGGTAAATAACAGTTAGAACACACCAGTTCAACCGAACCTTGCTCCTACGATTGTCAACTCGTTGATAGCCATGTCCATCACATTTTCATATGAACAGTTCACTTTCACGTCATTGCTATTACTAATTGTAATATCTTTGGCATGATGTGGGAATTTCATTTTGTTCCTTGTTCTCTGAAATCTGAGTATGATCTGATTCTTATTAAGATTCACTTGAAGTGTGATACTAGATTAACCagctaaattttaattttaatcttgTATTTTATACCATTTGATGTCTTCCCTTTGATTTGATTTTTATCAGTGATGGTGCTGCTGCTTTAGTCCTAGTAAGTGGAAAGAAGGCTCTAGAACTGGGATTGCAAGTGATTGCAAAGATCAGAGGCTATGCTGATGCTGCTCATGTACAGCTTATTAAGATTTAGAAAGACTATCTCGTCATGGCTATGCATGATATATAATTTCTGTGTGGCTTGGGAGACTTATAAATTTATACAAAGATATCATATTTCATCCTTTTTTTGAAGGTGTCCTATAACAATAGAGGCTGAGTTGAGTTTTCTTAGACAGGCCCCCGAGTTATTCACAACAGCACCTGCACTTGCAATTCCGAAAGCTATTTCAAATGCTGGCTTGGAGGCTTCTCAAGTAGATTATTATGAAATAAATGAAGCTTTCTCTGTATGTATCTGCAGTTGCAGTTTCTCATAATTTTGCTCAATCTCATTTAATCCTAATAATCACACTATCCAAGCAGACTAACGCCTGGTTCTCCTTGACAGGTCGTCGCCCTCGCAAATCAAAAGCTTCTTTCGCTCCCTTCTGTGAGTCCTGTGGATTTTATTTGTATCTTTAAAAGCTCAACCGTTGGAGCTTTACCCATTTCTTTTCTTTGCAGGAGTCTATATGTATCATGTTTTGACGTTACTTTATTATGTGACACTGCCCTGTTTGCTTATTTACCCATAGGATAAAGTTAATGTTCATGGTGGGGCTGTATCCTTGGGACACCCTCTAGGTTGCAGTGGAGCTCGCATACTGGTCACCTTGCTAGGGGTATGCACCAAATCTTGGCAGTCGGTTGTTTTTCTTCTTGATCTGATGTTGGATGCTCAGTTTTTGATGTCAGTACTCGCTTTCATACATCTCGAGACTGGTgttagatgttattgatttaacaATTACTATATCTAAATGCCAAAGATTAGGTTTATTTAACAATTTACTGATAAATAATTTCATGTCAGAAGCATACACTCTCTGATCAGCAGTTATTAGCTTTCGTTCTTAAATTTTGATAGGTTTTGAGACAAAGAAACGGCAAGATTGGAGTTGCTGGTGTCTGCAACGGTGGTGGGGGAGCCTCTGCACTCGTTTTAGAGCTCCTGTAGCTTCATTTGATCCAGTAAGTTTCCCACGTATCgtgatatatttttctctagaatattaaaattttgttagGAGCCAATGTATCGAATATACCAGTAGAATCAAAGATGGATACTGAGAACCAAGTTCCCTATAGCTCGGTATTGATCTGTGTTCACTTTAGTATTCTTTCAAGTGACATCAGTaggtatagatagatagataggtcCACCATATACAATAGATAGGTTCACTTTAGTATTTTGAACCTTGACGATAGTAGCAGTAACAACATGCCCACTTAGTAGTTTTCATAGGTAAAACATACGGAAATTGATCTCTGAGCTAATATTCTGCTTTCATGCCATTCTTCTACGGCCTGCACGAGTGACTTGCACTGTTGCATGTGCATCTACAAATCGACTTACAACTTGTTCTCACGTAGCATTTGCCGAGAGAGCAAGCAACCTAATTCATATTTATCTGACGACTCAACTCCCCTAAATGAGTTTTCTTAATGTGCAGCAGGTGTGTGTGTGTCATCTGGCAGCGGAGCGGAGCCTTCGTCCTCTATCCTCATGGAAATTTTCTCTCTCGCTCCATTTATTTTTCTAGTTGGCGAATGTTGTGATCCACTCCCAGAAACATCTTTGATCTGAGAAACATATTTTCTCATCATCGGAAtaaattcattttctttttttttacattgaTCACTGCACTGCATACTAAATGGGATGCAAAATATATGTTGGTTGGAACCGAGATTTCATTCGAATGCCTGATTGGGGAAAATGGAATATGTGAAATTCGATAATGTTCCTCGAAAagaaacaaagggagagaagtaaacAAAACAAAATAGAAATCGATTCCTGCCTTTTGAGTCCAAAGAGAAAACTTCATTTCTTTGAGATTTCTTAATAATCATTTTGTTTCTTGGGGGTCGACCGTcgctgaataataataataataataataataataataataataatattattattattattattattattattattattattattattatatcggCAATCCTCCCACCACAAACAAAACAACCCGTTTGCACCGTTAAGCTGCCGCTACCGCTTTACCCGCTTCGTCGCCGTTCCGTTCACTTGTCCGCACCCGTCTTTTACGAAATCAGTCCCTTTCCTCGTCCCACCCGTAACGGAACCGCCCGTTTCCGTTACGGCCCGCATAACCACGTAGCTCAGCCCATCTCCCCCACACTATAAATACCGTCTCCGACCCCCAAGCTATTTCGTCCTTCACGATTCTCCCCCCTTTCCCGCTTCGTTTACCTCTCGCCctctcccttcccttcccttctcatcAATTCCTTATTCGTCACCGTAAGACCATGTCGGTAAGTGCTGATTCGTTTCCCCCCTTCTCTTTGCTTGTTTTGATGACCCTATGGATTGTTTGCAGATGTGTGATTATTTGGTTGGTATTATGGGATTAATCTCGTTAGGGCTTCGAGGTTTGATGGCTGAGATTGGTGGACGAGATTTGCATCGCTCCTCTTTTCTCCTCCTATTCTCTTGTTTGCTCATTGCCTATCGATGATTTGGATCGTTATCTGGGTGTCGATTTAAACGTTCCGTTGTTTGCAGCTGTGATTTTGGTTTCCTTCTGTGCGTATTTTGAAGTTTGCCTTAATCCGGTAGATATGGCAGATATTCGTTACGTCGATGTTTAGGGATTCTTTCAATGTTTTTCGCTTGCATTTCGCGAGGGATTCTACCTTATTTGATCCGAAATGTGAtggattttcttttttagtttgtgCTTTTAGGccgtaaatcaagatcatgaggtctttctttctttcctttaatCCTTATCCACTTTTGGGCTTTCTTTATGTCTTGTCGTATAATCCTGAAATAAATGCTTTCCTCTGGATACTTTTTAAATGTCGTTGGTGAAGTATCGCCTCTCTCTTTGCTATCCTGTtttcagcccccccccccccccccatataGATCACCATATGGTGCTTATCCACATTCGGGTAGTTGTGGTTTTATAAGGTCGATGGGGGTCATACTCGATGGTGTTCGGCATTATTCCTCAGAGGCATGTGTCAAATGCCAGATTATATTTTGACCCATGCTGATGAGCATCGAATTTCCTGCATTTACCTATATGAAAAAATTAACTGCAGCGTAACAAGTCCAAAAATATAGGCAATTTATGAAGCCATGATAAGCATCCATTGAATTAAACAAATTTTTGGATCGAATATATAAGCTCACATGTTTTTATAACCGAGTATGATCTTAGCGTAGAAGTAGCCAAAGATGTTGCTTTGGGGCTTTTAAAACTTTTTGAAAATTGATCGGCCACATGCTATAAGGTTTCACAATCCAGTTGATGTCATTCTGGATTAGATTTGGCCCAAGCTGGCAAAAACCTTAAGGTTCATTTTCAGGATGAGTAGTAGTTCTTCGTGCAATGATTGCTGATTCCATCAGCCACTCTTAATTGGTTTGtatatcccaactatttggggtaggCTTCATTTATCTTTTCATTCCATCGGATTCTATCGAGGGCAATATCCGATGTACCAATTTAGAATAATTTTATGGGTGGATCAGAGGAAGACCAGTGCAATCTTGGTTTGAGACAATAAGGATGGTTTTCATAACCTTTGACTTGTAACATTTCCCTACGGTTAGAACAAATTTGGAAAATTAACCTTGTAGTTGGGACAAAATAGTAGCAAgccccattttttttttcttttctttttttatgcctCGACTTGGCTTTTGAGTGTGATGCATTAGATGCAAATACCAAATTTGTACACTGATGGAGTCTATTCACATAtttatttgtattttataataaaaataatgtctAATTCTTACCCGCAATTTTGTTTTCGCATGTGAGGTTGTCATTACTTTTGTTGTGCATCTCACATATCAGGTTATGAGAGGGCAGAGAGGACTTTTGGTTAATGTAGCTGAAGTGATTAGTGGCTCATGGAAATAATGAGATACACAATCTTTATGGGTATCATCCAAACAGAACCGAACATCATGTCCCAATCCCATGTTCTATGTCGTTTTGCTGTGGAAACTCTTCACATGATAAATCCATCAAGATCATCCATGCTGGGGGAAAAATTGAGAGAGAAGGGAAAAGGGATGGGGATTCCCTGCCTCCTCTCGATTTTCCTCGGTAACTTTGTAGCAATGAGGCAATGATTTGCCCAAATTTGGTTGGATATGGGTGGTTCCATCATCCAGGAAATGGGACATGAAGCAATTAAACGCTTTCTTTCTTTAGAAGAATGCCTCTGATACGAATGAAGCTTCATTGCCTCATGGCATCTTCATCATTGGTTTGTGTAAATGGACTTCAACATCATTCACTTTTCATTAGTTATAAAAAGAAAATGCACATTTGCCAGCATTTATATTTGAAACTTGATATGCACTGATGAAACAAGACGGATGTTATAACATTTGAAGCCTGCCATATTTCAGTAATATCCAATTGGTAATAAATGTGTTTGGTTTTCCAGGAGGACAAGGGTCGGCCCTTGCCTAAGTTTGGCGAGTGGGATGTCAACGATCCTGCTTCTGCAGAGGGGTTCACTGTGATCTTTAATAAAGCTAGAGATGAGAGGAAAACAGGTGGCAATTCACGTGAAACGGACTCTCCCGGGAAGGGAGGAACAGCTTTTAAACATGGACCTTATGCTTCCAAGCCTAATGCTGTAAGTACTTTATGAGCATCTCATGTTAGGCCCGTTATTATCTCAATTCCTTATTCGGAACGTTGTTGTTATGTGTTGAAGTTTTGATGGTCAACCTGCAGTGcctagatattatatatatggctTGTATAACCATTTGAGCGTTAAGGTGCTTTTTTGTGTTGTGTGTCTGCAGAAGAAATGGTTTTGTTGTATGTATGCAGCACCGGAAGCGTAAGGAGGAGGGTTCATGTGACCGACAAGTTATGGTATTGGATGTGTTCGTTTCACGTCATTTTCAAGAACCAGGAAGCGCCTGGTCCTGTGATCATCTGATTATATTAGAGTTTGTTGAAGGTTAGATGGCATGAGTGGGCAAAGACCGGAAGCAAACTAggggaaatgagatgagatgagatgagatgggAGAAGCtgggaattatctttatatatatatatatatatatatatatatatatataagaatataaaCATGTACTAAAGGGGGGGGACGTGTACTCAAAGTTTGATTTGTCTAATTCTATTTCAAACCTTTCTGGAGTGCTGCTGTTTCCATGTCTTATGGCATGGTTCTTTTAGAGCTGGTGGAATGAATCTGTTGCAAATTGAGTATTGATGATGATATGCTGCTTGCCCGCTACTATTTATTTCAGAGCTAACTGTATAATAATAATGAGAGGGGTTTATTATGTTTGATTTAACATAAACCGACGTCGACTGcacatatatgtgtatgtattatAAACGGTAGGAGGAGGATGATGTGAAAGAAGAGTTGGCATTCCTTTCTAAATGAGGTGTGTATTTATTTAATTGGAATAAAGCGGCGACATGGGAGCCGATGTCCCAGTAAAGTACTTGTGGTGCAGCAGTAGGATTTGTTTTATCTTTTTGTGAATCACTCAGCAAGAAG
Proteins encoded:
- the LOC135617433 gene encoding acetyl-CoA acetyltransferase 2-like, with product MASDLIQPRDVCVVGVARTPMGSFLGALSSLSATKLGSVAIECALKRAGIDPALVQEVFFGNVLSANLGQAPARQAALGAGIPNTVVCTTINKVCASGMKATMFAAQSIQLGINDVVVAGGMESMSNAPKYVAEARKGSRFGHDTLVDGMLKDGLWDVYNNYAMGMCAELCADHHLITREEQDDYAIQSNERGITAKTSGAFAWEIAPVEVSAGRGKPSVIIDKDESLEKFDPVKLRKLRPSFKDNGGTVTAGNASSISDGAAALVLVSGKKALELGLQVIAKIRGYADAAHAPELFTTAPALAIPKAISNAGLEASQVDYYEINEAFSVVALANQKLLSLPSDKVNVHGGAVSLGHPLGCSGARILVTLLGVLRQRNGKIGVAGVCNGGGGASALVLELL
- the LOC103981191 gene encoding protein NOI4 translates to MSEDKGRPLPKFGEWDVNDPASAEGFTVIFNKARDERKTGGNSRETDSPGKGGTAFKHGPYASKPNAKKWFCCMYAAPEA